In Trichoderma breve strain T069 chromosome 4, whole genome shotgun sequence, the following proteins share a genomic window:
- a CDS encoding bZIP transcription factor domain-containing protein produces the protein MMNAADVDLDDFTFFEGGASTAFSSPAVASNFDFSSGASSAASNLGTVSPQDLLIQEPFMSAPNSAALTALTSPSLYNGSPEFDSYDVSPNFGNAEFENGPSDAWYSLFPSDAGSQELANASESPAQKPLESEPMYRSSSSGSGSGSGSGRKKSSGSPTGSTRHSSVSGVNSRRRDKPLPPIIVEDANDTVAMKRARNTLAARKSRERKAQRFEELEERIAKLEAERDHWKRIALSQSGALSE, from the exons atgatgaacgCTGCAG ACGTCGATTTGGACGACTTCACCTTTTTCGAAGGAGGTGCCTCTACGGCCTTCTCTTCTCCGGCAGTCGCTTCCAACTTTGACTTCAGCAGTGGCGCTTCCAGCGCTGCTTCTAATCTTGGCACTGTGTCTCCCCAAGACCTCCTGATTCAGGAGCCCTTCATGTCAGCGCCGAACTCAGCGGCGCTGACTGCCTTGACCTCTCCTTCGCTGTACAATGGCAGCCCTGAGTTTGATTCATATGATGTTTCTCCCAACTTTGGCAATGCCGAATTTGAGAACGGTCCTAGCGACGCCTGGTACTCACTGTTTCCTTCTGATGCAGGCAGCCAAGAGCTTGCCAACGCAAGCGAGTCGCCTGCTCAGAAGCCTTTGGAATCAGAGCCCATGTACCgatcatcatcttctggcagtggcagtggtAGCGGTAGCGGCAGGAAGAAGTCGTCTGGATCCCCCACGGGTTCTACGCGACACTCTTCCGTCTCCGGTGTTAACTCTCGCCGACGAGACAAGCCCCTGCCCCCTATCATTGTGGAGGACGCCAATGACACCGTTGCCATGAAGCGAGCTCGTAATACTTTGGCTGCTCGAAAGTCGCGTGAGCGAAAGGCTCAGCGATTCGAAGAGCTAGAAGAGCGTATTGCGAAGCTGGAGGCAGAGCGTGATCACTGGAAGAGGATTGCACTGTCGCAATCTGGAGCATTGTCGGAGTGA
- a CDS encoding OPT oligopeptide transporter protein domain-containing protein, whose product MAEEIEKPVVQEQEHNGSALGDKSSIGHNNSDEPSHLIVEDRVAERDLHVTEDDLLEARELAATYTLEEVRDLLSTFYRLHKRDPNFPLDVIEKTEAFLHNDDIFEHPEKYEQQISGMKIQAALIVTNSPYAEVRSVVSSYDDPMMPCSTIRAWVLGIMFSGGIAFINSFFGIRQPAIYVTSNVPQLLAYPLGKMLEWLLPDVGITLFGVRHSLNPGHFNKKEHMLITLMAILPQYFNQSWALNFGYQLLIALSSNFIGYSLAGICRRFLVYPSYCVWPQALVTIALNSAFHTEGNVPALGPFGITWRMSRFKFFLSAFVFMFIYFWFPNYIFGALGLFSWMTWIAPNNASLNHITGAVNGLGLNPLPTFDWNVFTYAIDPLMAPFFSTFNLFTGMSLSMFVVIAIYYTNTYNTAYLPINSNEPYDHYGKRYNVTSILDSRGIIDNEKYQAYSQPYLSAGAALAYGFLYHQLEIMMGFRDLVNSFRPSKKAEIEKGQVLDVHNRLMRKYREVPEWCPGVVFYGIGLCLVFMVPTGIIYAMTGIETMLDILAELIGGSFVQGNALALCFFKTYGFVTCSHALSFSIDLKIAHYVKIPPRFTFFAQMVPTLVSTFVSVGIVSYQVHLKDICTENAPFKFTCPNQTSFFTGVTLWGTVGPKRLWGVGGQYSETLVGFPLGIAVVVIFWVLGKYFPKSRVLRATHPVALLNGGMYWAPYNLCYIWPAVPVAFLSWIYIKKRFLTLWSKYNFVLSAAFSAGIAISAIIQFFALTYRGITLDWWGNNVVNMGCEGTACPLKKLPEGEFFGPAPGHYN is encoded by the exons ATGGCCGAAGAAATCGAGAAGCCTGTCGtgcaagagcaagagcacAATGGCAGTGCTCTTGGTGATAAGAGTAGCATT GGCCACAACAATTCCGATGAGCCATCACATCTCATAGTCGAAGATCGAGTAGCAGAGCGTGATCTACACGTGACCGAGGATGACTTACTTGAGGCTAGGGAACTTGCGGCAACATACACTCTTGAGGAAGTGAGAGAC CTCCTCAGCACCTTTTATCGGCTTCACAAGAGGGATCCCAACTTTCCTTTGGATGTCATTGAGAAAACCGAGGCTTTTCTTC ACAATGACGACATTTTTGAACATCCGGAAAAATATGAGCAGCAAATCTCTGGAATGAAAATTCAAGCTGCTCTTATCGTCACCAACAGCCCATACGCCGAAGTTAGAAGCGTTGTTTCCTCCTACGACGACCCTATGATGCCATGTTCGACTATCCGGGCCTGGGTCTTGGGAATCATGTTTTCCGGCGGCATCGCTTTTATCAAcagcttctttggcattCGTCAGCCTGCCATTTACGTCACGTCCAACGTCCCCCAACTCTTGGCGTATCCTCTGGGGAAAATGTTGGAATGGCTTCTGCCTGACGTGGGCATCACGCTGTTTGGAGTCCGGCATAGCTTAAACCCTGGCCATTTCAATAAGAAAGAGCACATGCTCATCACATTGATGGCCA TTCTCCCGCAGTACTTCAACCAGTCCTGGGCGCTCAATTTTGGCTACCAACTTCTGATTGCTCTATCGAGCAACTTCATCGGCTACAGTCTCGCTGGGATTTGCCGAAGGTTCCTGGTTTACCCGTCGTATTGTGTATGGCCCCAGGCTCTTGTTACTATTGCCCTGAACAGTGCTTTTCACACTGAGGGGAATGTCCCGGCCTTGGGTCCATTCGGCATAACATGGCGCATGTCGAGATTTAAattcttcctctctgcttTCGTGTTCATGTTTATATACTTCTGGTTCCCCAACTACATCTTCGGGGCCCTTGGGCTCTTCAGCTGGATGACTTGGATCGCTCCGAATAATGCTAGCTTGAATCATATCACGGGTGCGGTCAACGGCCTTGGCCTCAACCCCCTGCCTACCTTTGACTGGAACGTCTTCACATATGCCATCGACCCCCTCATGGCGCCATTCTTTAGTACTTTCAACCTATTTACTGGGATGTCCTTGTCTATGTTTGTCGTCATCGCAATATACTACACAAACACGTATAACACTGCATATCTACCAATCAACTCCAATGAGCCATACGATCACTATGGCAAGCGATATAACGTCACTTCCATCCTCGACAGCCGTGGAATAATCGACAATGAAAAGTACCAAGCATATTCACAGCCATACCTCTCCGCTGG CGCCGCTTTAGCATATGGGTTTCTCTACCACCAATTGGAGATTATGATGGGATTCAGAGACCTCGTCAACAGCTTCCGCCCTTCTAAAAAGGCCGAAATTGAAAAGGGCCAGGTCCTTGACGTGCACAACCGTCTGATGAGAAAGTACCGGGAAGTTCCAGAGTGGTG CCCTGGCGTTGTATTTTATGGCATCGGTCTCTGTTTGGTCTTCATGGTCCCTACTGGGATTATTTACGCCATGACCGGCATTGAGACGATGTTGGATATACTAGCCGAGTTGATCGGTGGATCCTTTGTGCAAGGCAACGCGCTCGCTCTGTGTTTCTTTAAGACATACGGCTTCGTCACTTGTTCTCACGCTTTATCGTTTAGTATCGACCTCAAGATAGCCCATTATGTCAAAATCCCGCCTCGGTTCACCTTCTTTGCGCAGATGGTGCCGACTCTGGTCTCAACGTTTGTCAGCGTCGGCATCGTCTCGTACCAAGTCCACCTCAAAGATATTTGTACTGAGAACGCTCCATTTAAGTTCACATGCCCCAACCAAACCTCATTCTTCACTGGGGTCACTCTCTGGGGTACCGTAGGGCCCAAAAGGCTCTGGGGCGTGGGCGGCCAATACTCAGAAACTCTTGTCGGATTCCCCCTTGGCATCGCCGTTGTGGTGATATTCTGGGTCCTCGGCAAGTATTTCCCCAAGAGTCGCGTGCTTCGCGCAACACATCCCGTGGCTCTGTTGAACGGGGGCATGTACTGGGCGCCATATAATCTTTGCTATATCTGGCCCGCTGTGCCTGTCGCGTTTTTGTCCTGGATTTATATCAAGAAGCGATTCTTGACTCTGTGGTCCAAG TACAACTTTGTTCTGTCTGCCGCCTTCTCTGccggcatcgccatctcggccatTATCCAATTCTTTGCTCTCACATACCGGGGCATCACCTTGGACTGGTGGGGTAATAATGTGGTTAACATGGGATGCGAAGGCACCGCCTGTCCTCTCAAGAAGCTACCCGAGGGAGAGTTCTTTGGGCCTGCACCTGGTCATTACAACTGA
- a CDS encoding acetyltransferase (GNAT) family domain-containing protein yields MGSLVSTMGSKSSKSSKATNPEGEPRYWFRDNFFLTNDKKYLEPQAVNAVFESDLMWWNDPLPEQQMRKMLSNCMTMSIYHVPESEKQMQNNGAPRRPYGSNVKLVGLARVVTDYVTFAYLTDVFIIEEFQRRGLASWMMQGLKEIVDEWPNLRGLVLMTHDQSAAKMYQRELKALDWDQGPSAGLVLLEMPGGGVKDIPEDHK; encoded by the exons ATGGGCTCTCTCGTTTCAACAATGGGTTCCAAATCCTCAAAGAGCTCAAAGGCCACCAACCCCGAGGGCGAGCCGCGGTACTGGTTCCGCGACAACTTCTTCCTCACAAACGACAAGAAATATCTCGAGCCCCAGGCCGTCAACGCCGTCTTTGAATCAGACCTCATGTGGTGGAACGATCCCCTGCCGGAGCAACAGATGCGCAAGATGCTGTCCAATTGCATGACGATGAGCATATACCACGTACCCGAGTCGGAGAAACAGATGCAGA ACAATGGAGCTCCGCGGAGACCATACGGCTCCAACGTCAAACTGGTCGGCCTCGCCCGTGTCGTAACCGACTACGTCACATTCGCCTACCTCACCgacgtcttcatcatcgaggAGTTCCAGCGACGCGGCCTCGCCAGCTGGATGATGCAGGGCCTCAAGGAAATCGTCGACGAGTGGCCCAACCTgcgcggcctcgtcctcatGACGCACGACCAATCCGCCGCGAAGATGTACCAGCGCGAGCTGAAGGCCCTCGACTGGGACCAAGGCCCTTCCGCTGGCTTGGTGCTGTTGGAGATGCCCGGCGGGGGGGTCAAGGATATCCCAGAGGATCACAAATGA